From Miscanthus floridulus cultivar M001 chromosome 15, ASM1932011v1, whole genome shotgun sequence, the proteins below share one genomic window:
- the LOC136506627 gene encoding uncharacterized protein, producing the protein MAGEGGGWLPLDLSLATAGPSASAGERRPRARPNRRTVSSLYAELGAMLPNLPTDRPASKEEIVEAAAARVKMLEDTVAVLETYRAVRGPGAAAGRQPEVSVAVGAVCFCARLPARSPGALARALEAFHRRGVEVLVATVGRHGHGAGAAVLTVTTAAAPPEVLEMIRADIAAIY; encoded by the exons atggctgGAGAAGGTGGAGGATGGCTTCCACTCGACCTGTCCCTAGCCACCGCGGGGCCGTCGGCGTCGGCGGGTGAGCGGCGGCCGAGGGCGCGGCCGAACCGGCGCACCGTGTCCTCGCTCTACGCTGAGCTGGGCGCGATGCTCCCCAACCTCCCCACCGACCGG CCGGCGAGCAAGGAGGAGATCGTGGAGGCGGCGGCAGCGCGGGTGAAGATGCTGGAGGACACGGTGGCCGTGCTGGAGACGTACCGCGCGGTGCGCGGCCCCGGCGCTGCTGCCGGGCGGCAGCCCGAGGTGTCCGTGGCCGTCGGCGCGGTGTGCTTCTGCGCGCGGCTGCCGGCGCGGAGCCCCGGCGCGCTGGCGCGGGCGCTGGAGGCGTTCCACCGCCGCGGGGTGGAGGTCCTGGTGGCCACGGTGGGGCGCCACGgccacggcgccggcgccgcagTGCTCACggtcaccaccgccgccgcgccgcccgaGGTCCTGGAGATGATCAGGGCGGACATCGCCGCCATCTACTGA